A stretch of Buteo buteo chromosome 21, bButBut1.hap1.1, whole genome shotgun sequence DNA encodes these proteins:
- the TPRA1 gene encoding transmembrane protein adipocyte-associated 1, with translation MFQSVMSVRFSASDNITHSTALVTALDNVTTLTPTTAQAINDTNITVPHKCLLLLYEDIGKSRVRYWDLLLLVPNVLFFMFLLWKLPSARAKIRVTSSPIFTTFYILVFVVALVGIARAVVSMTVSASDAATVADKILWEITRFFLLAIELSVVILGLAFGHLESKSSVKRVLAITTVLSLAYSVTQGTLEILYPDAHLSAEDFNIYGHGGRHFWLASSCFFFLVYSLVVILPKTPLKDRISLPSRKSFYVYAGILALLNLVQGLGSALLCVDIIEGLCCVDATTFLYFSFFAPLIYVAFLKGFFGSEPKILFSYKCQVDEPEDVDVHLPHPYAVAKKEGMDSGFYSSTQIDTTAYLDDVASMPYHVGSINSMDSDRWKAINA, from the exons ATGTTCCAGTCTGTGATGTCTGTGCGATTCTCCGCGTCTGACAACATCACGCATTCGACTGCCCTGGTGACAGCACTGGATAATGTGACAACTTTGACCCCGACAACAGCGCAGGCAATTAATGACACCAACATCACTGTGCCGCACAAGTGCCTGTTGTTGCTCTATGAGGACATTGGGAAGTCCAG AGTCCGCTACTGGGATCTTCTGCTCCTGGTTCCCaatgtgcttttctttatgtttcttctctggaagctgccctctgccagggccAAAATCCGGGTCACTTCCAGCCCAATCTTCACTACATTCTACATACTA GTATTTGTGGTGGCTTTAGTTGGTATTGCCCGTGCTGTTGTCTCCATGACTGTGAGTGCCTCTGATGCTGCCACAGTTGCTGATAAG ATCCTGTGGGAGATCACAAGGTTCTTCCTTCTGGCGATTGAACTCAGTGTGGTGATTCTAGGCCTTGCCTTTG GTCACCTGGAGAGCAAGTCGAGTGTGAAACGTGTTCTGGCAATTACTACAGTCCTGTCTCTGGCATATTCTGTCACCCAG GGCACTCTGGAAATCCTGTACCCTGATGCCCACCTCTCAGCAGAAGACTTCAATATCTATGGCCATGGAGGGAGACACTTCTGGCTTGCCAGctcctgtttcttctttctg GTCTATTCCTTGGTGGTGATTCTTCCAAAAACTCCTCTGAAAGACCGGATTTCTTTGCCCT CCAGGAAGAGTTTTTATGTTTATGCTGGAATCCTGGCACTGCTGAACCTGGTGCAGGGCCTGGGCAGTGCACTCCTCTGTGTGGATATCATAGAAGGACTATG CTGTGTCGATGCTACCACGTTCCTTTACTTCAGCTTCTTTGCACCTCTCATCTATGTGGCATTCCTGAAAGGCTTCTTTGG GTCTGAACCGAAGATCCTTTTCTCCTACAAATGTCAGGTGGATGAACCTGAAGATGTGGATGTGCACCTACCCCACCCTTATGCTGTTGCCAAGAAGGAAGGAATGGATTCTGGGTTCTACTCGAGCACTCAGATTGACACCACAGCCTACCTGGATGATGTGGCCTCTATGCCGTATCATGTGGGCAGCATCAACAGCATGGACAGTGACCGCTGGAAAGCCATCAATGCCTAA